In Ptychodera flava strain L36383 chromosome 21, AS_Pfla_20210202, whole genome shotgun sequence, a genomic segment contains:
- the LOC139121617 gene encoding coiled-coil domain-containing protein 122-like — MDDLMNSPPKLTRTLTLDGTKVIFNPLAVRPAVSASPISSLHQQGPSSIKSGTPQNGSLSDHQLMTLLPDASQRTAPQDDDGSSLAYEGSLVDQCIENVLSLPEEVGQVAQKNRDMTIEINLQRECLSKAKGKLLKANEERDQVQQEINAVGRKICVTEDEVAIKYKLTTQLQKDADEMVSENSKLMARVVTNKKILDKEKLLHDTYRKKMEKHVQMVDDLESTFPINRELLSQLKKVQALREEKGDLESNPEEKEKILNGTYERKLQSEINGLKAKRIRMTKDTNHRQEQLNAVKERQAQIKQDIEILHKRNQAKLIRLKRQLKEAQVRNRQWNEEACQLEQSIAELRQQVEE, encoded by the exons ATGGACGATTTAATGAACAG TCCGCCAAAGCTGACTAGAACACTAACTCTTGATGGTACAAAGGTGATCTTCAATCCACTTGCCGTTAGACCTGCAGTATCGGCATCACCGATATCATCTCTACATCAGCAGGGACCGTCCTCCATCAAAAGTGGCACGCCTCAGAATGGTTCTCTAAGTGATCACCAACTGATGACATTACTACCTGATGCATCACAGAGGACGGCACCTCAAGATGATG ATGGATCAAGTCTTGCCTATGAGGGCAGTCTAGTAGACCAGTGTATTGAGAATGTTCTGAGTCTGCCTGAAGAGGTTGGACAAGTTGCTCAGAAGAATAGGGACATGACAATTGAAATCAATCTTCAAAGGGAGTGTCTCAGCAAAGCTAAG GGAAAATTGCTAAAAG CAAATGAAGAACGGGATCAAGTGCAACAAGAAATCAATGCGGTCGGCCGGAAAATTTGTGTCACTGAAGATGAAGTGGCCATTAAATACAAACTGACTACTCAGCTTCAAAAAG ATGCAGATGAAATGGTGTCAGAAAACTCCAAATTAATGGCAAGAGTGGTGACTAATAAGAAAATATTGGACAAAGAAAAATT GCTTCATGATACGTAcagaaagaaaatggaaaaacaTGTGCAGATGGTGGATGATCTGGAATCAACATTCCCAATCAACAGAGAGCTTTTATCACAACTAAAAAAAGTGCAGGCATTGAGAGAAGAAA AGGGTGATCTGGAATCCAACCCAGAGGAGAAAGAGAAAATCCTCAACGGTACCTATGAGAGAAAACTACAGAGTGAGATTAATGGATTGAAAGCAAAGAGAATAAGAATGACCAAGGATACCAACCATCGGCAAGAACAG TTGAATGCGGTGAAAGAGAGACAAGCACAGATCAAGCAAGATATTgagattttacat AAACGTAATCAGGCCAAGCTGATAAGATTAAAAAGACAGCTGAAGGAAGCGCAGGTGAGAAACAGGCAATGGAATGAAGAGGCGTGTCAGCTGGAACAAAGTATCGCTGAGCTACGACAGCAAGTTGAAGAATAA
- the LOC139120988 gene encoding uncharacterized protein, with product MPSALKFTSASRFLSASTTRSCFKTRKASLFFVGLAIVTVFYIFVHYRNNEHQRWTILPTSEPIDERVQWHNTRTYSRNNLPERMENVNVLEMPALAHDQNDIGNVVNSTSSETSKGKPVKHNVCPGSLTMIRTSSQWFRLRYLPDVPVFLTEDNVYPSLTSDYPPFGIKGVSVEEMKKLLRILPDLWMYDRQSVEGKQCIHCTLTTESQLPSPRRDFTSRRYVQHIHYRFNVDKLPASDKSHPWKSSFVVTSVNGLEKFKTNRVNGSIQGLENAEKVILILIVQKSHGDWERIKQWIKWHATDRTRSLANESNGAQVIISEVRIIHPDFLRYIRELYVENVIDRPSREFITSILTFHICDYVRIHGNFFPLGTVDYSFEGQRGNLMNRIIVEEKVFEKMEMEGLVKRDTRS from the exons ATGCCAAGTGCATTGAAGTTCACATCAGCCAGCCGCTTTCTATCGGCTTCAACGACAAGGTCATGCTTCAAAACCAGGAAAGCCTCGCTCTTCTTTGTTGGACTGGCAATCGTCACTGTATTTTACATATTCGTCCATTATCGGAACAATGAACACCAACGATGGACTATCTTGCCAACTAGTGAGCCTATTGATGAGAGGGTACAATGGCATAACACACGGACATATTCGAGAAACAATCTCCCAGAAAGAATGGAAAACGTTAATGTTTTAGAGATGCCAGCGCTTGCACATGATCAAAACGACATTGGCAATGTCGTAAATTCGACTTCCAGTGAAACCTCGAAAGGAAAACCAGTCAAG CACAATGTTTGTCCTGGTTCACTGACGATGATTCGAACATCTTCACAATGGTTCCGGCTTCGATACCTGCCAGATGTTCCTGTGTTTTTGACAGAGGACAATGTGTACCCCAGTTTAACGAGCGACTACCCACCATTTGGTATCAAGGGTGTATCAGTCGAAG AGATGAAGAAATTACTCAGAATATTGCCGGATTTATGGATGTACGACCGACAATCGGTCGAAGGAAAGCAATGCATTCATTGCACTCTAACAACGGAAAGTCAACTGCCAAGTCCAAGAAGAGACTTTACAAGTAGAAGATATGTACAACACATACATTACAG ATTTAACGTTGACAAGCTGCCAGCTTCGGACAAGTCACATCCATGGAAATCAAGTTTCGTTGTGACAAGTGTAAATGGCCTTGAAAAGTTTAAGACGAATAGAGTAAACGGGAGTATACAG GGATTGGAAAATGCTGAAAAAGTTATATTGATTTTGATCGTACAAAAGAGCCATGGTGATTGGGAAAGGATCAAACAGTGGATTAAATGGCATGCAACCGATAGAACAAGATCTTT GGCGAATGAGTCAAATGGCGCACAAGTCATCATATCGGAAGTTCGAATAATTCATCCGGACTTTCTTCGATACATCCGGGAGTT ATATGTGGAAAATGTGATTGATCGTCCCTCCAGGGAATTCATCACCTCAATTCTGACCTTTCACATCTGTGACTATGTCCGTATCCATGGCAACTTCTTTCCCTTGGGAACAGTGGATTATTCCTTCGAAGGTCAGCGGGGAAATCTCATGAACCGTATTATCGTCGAAGAGAAGGTATTCGAGAAAATGGAAATGGAAGGTTTAGTCAAAAGAGACACAAGGTCATGA